AAATGGCTATTATAATGAACAAAAACTTTTTCATGACTTAGAATTTAAAATTCCATGTAACAGATGGAAGGATTGAAAAGATGGAAACCTGCTTGGCTGTTATGGCCGCGCTTCCGGCAAGAATATCGCCCTCCACATCAAAAAAGATGAAGTAAGGATTCTTGCGATTGTAAAGATTATAAATGGAGAAATTCCAGCTTTCTTCAATTTTTCTTGTTTTCTTTTTGCTTTTTGGATACCAGGTCAAACTCACGTCGGCACGATGATAAGCCGGCATGCGAAAACCGTTTCTGGGGCCATATTCGCTAACAACATTTCCACCGATTATATAGCGCGAAACCGGCATAGTGGCGCAGTTTCCGGTTGCATACACCCAAACGGCGGACAAAGTCAGCTTCTCATTAAGCGAATGCGTAACGACCACTGAAATATCGTGGCGACGATCGTATTTGGCAGAAAACACATCGCCATTATTAATGTCATCGAATTGCCGGGAACTGCGTGCAAGCGTATATCCGACCCAGCCGGTCGTGCTTCCGAACTTTTTGTTTACAAAAAACTCAATTCCGTATGCAGTGCCCGTACCGAAGACAAAGTTGTTATCGGTGTTGTTGTTTACATTGTCTTCAATCAAAGCGCCCTCCGCATATTCAATCTGATTTTTCATCTCCTTGTAATATACTTCCACGCTGGTTTCAATCAAATTGTCGTCGAAATTCCGGTAGTACCCCAGCGAATATTGAGTTCCAAACTGCGGCTTCACAAGCTCAGTGCTTGGAAACCAAACATCGGTCGGCATGCTCACGGTTGTTGGCGATGCAAGATGAATGTACTGGTAGTTTTGGGTAAACGAAGCTTTCAGCGAACTTTTTGGATTCAATATAAAGCGGGCGCTGGCGCGGGGTTCAAGATGCCAGTATGGTTTCACCATTTCACCATTGCCGTATTTTATCGTATCCACAATCTGATCGGTAATGGAGTCTTTTATAAATCTGTCAAAGGGTCCTACATGCGCAAAAAAGCTTCCACGTAAACCAATATTGAACTTGAACTTTTTACCAATGCTGAATTCATCGTTTAAATAAAGTGCAGCTTCGTGAGAATACAATTTCACCGCATCCCCAACAATCAGATCCACATCGCCGGAGCGGGCAGAAGCATTGTTTGGAGTGAATACATGAAAAATGTAATCGGCTCCGAATTTTATAACATGGCTTGAAGCCGGAAGATAGGTGAAATCTAGTCGTGCGTTATAATCATTAATGCCTGACAACAAGCTGATGTCATACATGTCCATCGTCGTACCGAATTCAAAGCGGTAATCGCTGAAAATAAACGAGGCGTTTGAAAACAGCTTCTGGCTGAAAAGGTGATTCCATCTGGCCGTTACCGTGCCGTTGCCCCAATACATTTTCATTTTCAGATCATCATCTTTAATATCCATATTGAAAAGATCTCTGCCGAAATAGGCGCTTGCAAAAATGCGGTCTTTGTCGCTGATTTTATAATTGATTTTTGCGTTGAGATCGTAGAAATAATAGCCGGTGTGTTTGAAATCGCTCGTTTTTTTGATGAAAGGTTTCATAACGAGGTCGGCATAGGTCCTGCGACCACTT
The Bacteroidetes bacterium GWF2_43_63 DNA segment above includes these coding regions:
- a CDS encoding TonB-dependent receptor, with the translated sequence MKYILVFLLILASLTGFAQKFTISGHVKDSASGESLIGASVYLKELMKGGTTNTYGFYSITADAGNYTLVGSFIGYKDFRKNIALNKNIVLDIELSSHVITTKEVVITGDRPDENLQNTDMGTFNMPVEKIKSIPVLFGEVDILKTITLTPGVQSGGEGNSAFYVRGGGPDQNLVLLDEAVVYNASHLFGFFSVFNADALQHVELTKSGMPSNYGGRLASVLDVSMKDGNLKKYHVDGGIGLISSRLTVQGPIKKDTSSFIISGRRTYADLVMKPFIKKTSDFKHTGYYFYDLNAKINYKISDKDRIFASAYFGRDLFNMDIKDDDLKMKMYWGNGTVTARWNHLFSQKLFSNASFIFSDYRFEFGTTMDMYDISLLSGINDYNARLDFTYLPASSHVIKFGADYIFHVFTPNNASARSGDVDLIVGDAVKLYSHEAALYLNDEFSIGKKFKFNIGLRGSFFAHVGPFDRFIKDSITDQIVDTIKYGNGEMVKPYWHLEPRASARFILNPKSSLKASFTQNYQYIHLASPTTVSMPTDVWFPSTELVKPQFGTQYSLGYYRNFDDNLIETSVEVYYKEMKNQIEYAEGALIEDNVNNNTDNNFVFGTGTAYGIEFFVNKKFGSTTGWVGYTLARSSRQFDDINNGDVFSAKYDRRHDISVVVTHSLNEKLTLSAVWVYATGNCATMPVSRYIIGGNVVSEYGPRNGFRMPAYHRADVSLTWYPKSKKKTRKIEESWNFSIYNLYNRKNPYFIFFDVEGDILAGSAAITAKQVSIFSILPSVTWNFKF